The Nocardioides sp. S-1144 genome includes a region encoding these proteins:
- the glmM gene encoding phosphoglucosamine mutase produces MTRIFGTDGVRGLANGLLTAELALDLGVAAARVLVDRGDYSGPRPLAVVGRDTRISGQFLEHAVVAGLASAGVDVLRLRVLPTPGVAYFTDALGADVGVVISASHNAMPDNGIKFLARGGVKLDDALEREIEAHLGQEWDRPTGGDVGRVRPYAPTVEEYAAHLARTLDGTIGPLRVVLDCAHGAASDVGPRAFADAGIEVVTIGAEPDGLNINDGYGSTHLDRLQRAVVDHGAHAGFAVDGDADRCLAVDATGAVVDGDQILAILALALRDAGRLVDDTVVATVMSNLGFVRAMTDAGIVVRQTGVGDRYVLEDMNAGGYNLGGEQSGHVIMRDHATTGDGVLTALHVLQRMVTTGRSLRDLAAVVTRFPQVLVNVPGVDKARCSTDEVLAAAVAAEEAALGEEGRVLLRPSGTEPLVRVMVEAATQERADDVAHRLADVVRERLSLS; encoded by the coding sequence ATGACCCGCATCTTCGGAACCGACGGCGTCCGCGGCCTGGCCAACGGGCTCCTGACCGCCGAGCTCGCGCTCGACCTCGGCGTCGCGGCCGCGCGCGTCCTGGTCGACCGCGGCGACTACTCCGGCCCGCGCCCGCTCGCGGTCGTCGGCCGCGACACCCGCATCTCCGGGCAGTTCCTCGAGCACGCGGTCGTCGCCGGGCTGGCCTCGGCCGGCGTCGACGTCCTGCGCCTGCGGGTGCTGCCGACCCCCGGCGTCGCCTACTTCACCGACGCCCTCGGCGCCGACGTCGGCGTCGTCATCAGCGCCTCCCACAACGCGATGCCCGACAACGGCATCAAGTTCCTCGCCCGCGGCGGCGTCAAGCTCGACGACGCCCTCGAGCGCGAGATCGAGGCGCACCTCGGGCAGGAGTGGGACCGCCCCACCGGCGGCGACGTCGGCCGCGTGCGCCCCTACGCGCCCACGGTGGAGGAGTACGCCGCCCACCTGGCCCGCACCCTCGACGGCACCATCGGCCCGCTGCGCGTCGTCCTCGACTGCGCGCACGGCGCGGCCAGCGACGTCGGGCCGCGCGCCTTCGCCGACGCCGGCATCGAGGTCGTCACCATCGGTGCCGAGCCCGACGGGCTCAACATCAACGACGGCTACGGCTCCACCCACCTCGACCGGCTGCAGCGCGCCGTCGTCGACCACGGCGCGCACGCCGGTTTCGCCGTCGACGGCGACGCCGACCGGTGCCTGGCCGTCGACGCCACCGGCGCCGTCGTCGACGGTGACCAGATCCTCGCGATCCTGGCGCTGGCCCTGCGCGACGCCGGCCGGCTGGTCGACGACACCGTGGTCGCGACCGTGATGAGCAACCTCGGCTTCGTCAGGGCGATGACCGACGCGGGCATCGTCGTGCGCCAGACCGGCGTGGGGGACCGCTACGTGCTCGAGGACATGAACGCCGGCGGCTACAACCTCGGCGGCGAGCAGTCCGGCCACGTCATCATGCGCGACCACGCCACCACCGGCGACGGCGTCCTGACCGCCCTGCACGTGCTGCAGCGGATGGTCACCACCGGCCGCTCGCTGCGCGACCTCGCCGCCGTGGTGACCCGCTTCCCGCAGGTGCTGGTCAACGTGCCCGGCGTCGACAAGGCGCGCTGCAGCACCGACGAGGTGCTCGCCGCCGCGGTGGCCGCCGAGGAGGCCGCGCTGGGCGAGGAGGGCCGGGTGCTGCTGCGCCCCTCGGGCACCGAGCCGCTGGTGCGGGTGATGGTCGAGGCCGCCACGCAGGAGCGGGCCGACGACGTCGCCCACCGCCTCGCCGACGTCGTCCGGGAGCGGCTCAGCCTGTCGTAG
- a CDS encoding GNAT family N-acetyltransferase: protein MSGDGIQVLGFPVTSTPFLHAWWHVALWSREHVRLDTFPAWPDAQRHWTTPHPDREQHHLLARRDGEPVGAASVSTVGRDNPHLAFLEVYCLPGSRRLGVGTALLREAEHLALGLGRRTLLAETIAPPGQESPGLAFAGAHGYRRAGLEEKKSVDLAATEHLWDDVDAEVAGPSGGHDVLWWGDTTPEDQVERVCALYTRFLGEIPLGDVDLRPETWDAERLRAAEAHQAAVGRQRLLVAARAPDGSLVGYSEAVRALAAPHRCGISGTLVLPEHRGHALGLALKVRLHRLVREQWPDCATVLTGNAGGNAAMNAVNDRLGYVAVEDGHELQKVLPAPPSG from the coding sequence ATGAGCGGCGACGGGATCCAGGTCCTCGGCTTCCCGGTGACCAGCACGCCGTTCCTGCACGCCTGGTGGCACGTCGCGCTGTGGTCGCGCGAGCACGTCCGCCTCGACACCTTCCCCGCCTGGCCGGACGCCCAGCGGCACTGGACGACGCCCCACCCCGACCGCGAGCAGCACCACCTGCTCGCCCGGCGCGACGGCGAGCCGGTCGGCGCCGCCTCCGTGAGCACCGTCGGCCGCGACAACCCGCACCTGGCGTTCCTGGAGGTCTACTGCCTGCCCGGCAGCCGCCGCCTCGGCGTCGGCACGGCGCTCCTGCGCGAGGCCGAGCACCTGGCCCTCGGGCTGGGCCGCCGCACCCTCCTGGCCGAGACGATCGCGCCGCCGGGACAGGAGAGCCCGGGACTGGCCTTCGCCGGGGCGCACGGCTACCGGCGGGCCGGCCTGGAGGAGAAGAAGAGCGTCGACCTGGCCGCCACCGAGCACCTGTGGGACGACGTCGACGCCGAGGTCGCCGGGCCTTCGGGCGGCCACGACGTGCTCTGGTGGGGCGACACCACGCCCGAGGACCAGGTCGAGCGGGTCTGCGCCCTCTACACGCGCTTCCTCGGGGAGATCCCGCTCGGGGACGTCGACCTCCGACCCGAGACCTGGGACGCCGAGCGGCTCCGCGCCGCCGAGGCCCACCAGGCCGCCGTCGGCCGGCAGCGCCTGCTCGTCGCCGCGCGGGCCCCCGACGGGAGCCTGGTCGGCTACAGCGAGGCCGTCCGCGCGCTCGCCGCCCCGCACCGCTGCGGCATCTCCGGCACCCTGGTGCTGCCCGAGCACCGCGGGCACGCCCTCGGTCTCGCCCTCAAGGTGCGGCTGCACCGCCTCGTGCGCGAGCAGTGGCCCGACTGCGCCACGGTGCTGACCGGCAACGCCGGCGGCAACGCCGCGATGAACGCCGTCAACGACCGGCTCGGCTACGTCGCGGTCGAGGACGGCCACGAGCTCCAGAAGGTGCTCCCGGCACCCCCGTCCGGCTGA
- a CDS encoding FKBP-type peptidyl-prolyl cis-trans isomerase, whose protein sequence is MSHTAARSRRVLRVVAAPALVLSLALSLTACGGDDDEDQTASDTTGETSGDWAPAIETNEEGDVTGLDFSGTAEPGDELEVRVVEEGDGAEVTAGQTIQADYWGQGYGTEEPFDESYSREPFTAQIGVGQLIQGWDQGLVGVPVGSRVLLAIPPDLGYGDQDQPGIPGGSTLYFVLDILSAA, encoded by the coding sequence ATGTCCCACACCGCTGCCCGGTCCCGCCGAGTCCTCCGAGTCGTCGCCGCGCCGGCGCTCGTGCTGAGCCTCGCCCTCTCCCTCACCGCGTGCGGCGGGGACGACGACGAGGACCAGACGGCGTCCGACACCACGGGCGAGACGTCGGGTGACTGGGCGCCCGCGATCGAGACGAACGAGGAGGGCGACGTCACGGGTCTCGACTTCTCCGGCACCGCCGAGCCCGGCGACGAGCTCGAGGTGCGGGTCGTCGAGGAGGGCGACGGCGCGGAGGTCACCGCCGGCCAGACGATCCAGGCCGACTACTGGGGCCAGGGCTACGGCACCGAGGAGCCCTTCGACGAGAGCTACAGCCGCGAGCCGTTCACCGCGCAGATCGGCGTCGGCCAGCTGATCCAGGGCTGGGACCAGGGCCTGGTGGGCGTGCCGGTCGGCAGCCGCGTGCTGCTCGCCATCCCGCCGGACCTCGGCTACGGCGACCAGGACCAGCCGGGCATCCCCGGCGGCTCGACGCTGTACTTCGTGCTGGACATCCTCAGCGCCGCCTGA
- a CDS encoding ABC transporter ATP-binding protein, whose protein sequence is MAGTAPAVAAPSLAVAGLTKTFGPVRAVDDLTFEVRPGAVTGFLGPNGAGKTTTLRMLLGLATPTSGSTRVGDRPYAAHPQPARVVGAALEATGFHPGRTGLGHLQVYAPQVGADLDRCHELLETVGLTAAAGRRVGQYSMGMRQRLGLATALLGDPPCLVLDEPTNGLDPEGIRWLRTLLRGFAAEGRTVLVSSHLLGEVQNTVDDVVVIVRGRLVHASSLADLAALAEPGAYVVSPTADAVADLARREGWSVRAHERGLVVDGVTAGAVGAAAHRDGVELHELTPRGTDLEDVFLRLTASGHDLAGPPGAAR, encoded by the coding sequence ATGGCCGGGACCGCCCCGGCGGTCGCCGCCCCCTCGCTGGCGGTCGCCGGACTCACGAAGACCTTCGGGCCGGTGCGCGCCGTCGACGACCTGACCTTCGAGGTGCGCCCCGGCGCCGTGACCGGGTTCCTCGGCCCGAACGGCGCCGGCAAGACCACGACGCTGCGGATGCTGCTGGGGCTGGCGACACCGACGTCCGGCAGCACCCGGGTCGGTGACCGCCCGTACGCCGCGCACCCCCAGCCCGCGCGGGTCGTCGGTGCCGCCCTCGAGGCCACCGGGTTCCACCCCGGCCGCACCGGCCTGGGGCACCTGCAGGTCTACGCGCCGCAGGTCGGGGCCGACCTCGACCGGTGCCACGAGCTCCTCGAGACCGTGGGGCTCACGGCGGCGGCCGGACGTCGCGTCGGGCAGTACTCGATGGGCATGCGGCAGCGCCTCGGGCTCGCGACCGCGCTGCTCGGCGACCCGCCCTGCCTCGTGCTCGACGAGCCGACCAACGGGCTCGACCCCGAGGGCATCCGGTGGCTGCGGACCCTGCTGCGCGGCTTCGCGGCCGAGGGTCGCACCGTGCTGGTCTCCAGCCACCTCCTGGGCGAGGTCCAGAACACCGTCGACGACGTCGTGGTCATCGTCCGCGGCCGCCTCGTGCACGCCTCGTCGCTGGCCGACCTGGCCGCGCTGGCCGAGCCGGGCGCCTACGTGGTCTCACCGACCGCCGACGCCGTCGCCGACCTGGCCCGGCGGGAGGGCTGGTCGGTGCGGGCGCACGAGCGCGGGCTCGTGGTCGACGGCGTCACCGCGGGCGCGGTGGGCGCGGCGGCGCACCGCGACGGCGTCGAGCTGCACGAGCTCACGCCGCGGGGCACCGACCTGGAGGACGTCTTCCTCCGGCTCACCGCGAGCGGGCACGACCTCGCCGGGCCGCCGGGAGCAGCCCGGTGA
- a CDS encoding ABC transporter permease produces MRAALRSELRKLLSTRLWWVLLLAMAAYLVFIGATLGLALALGGDVGESGGAPVLGGVAAATTVYSLVSAIGYVFPLVVGSLAVTTEFRHHTITQTLLAEPRRGVLLAAKLLATVPVGFLYGVVGALAIVLGGAPALAVAGDGAFLTDGDVVQVLLLDVLVTVLWALLGAAFGLLVTQQVAAIVVILAFTQFVEPVVRLALGAVDALAGVAAFLPGAAADALIGASFFGELGSGDLLPRWAGALVLLAYIAGFATIGRLTTLRRDVA; encoded by the coding sequence GTGAGGGCCGCGCTCCGGTCCGAGCTCCGCAAGCTCCTGAGCACGCGGCTGTGGTGGGTGCTGCTGCTGGCGATGGCCGCCTACCTGGTCTTCATCGGCGCCACCCTCGGGCTCGCGCTCGCCCTCGGCGGCGACGTCGGGGAGTCGGGCGGCGCGCCGGTCCTCGGCGGGGTCGCCGCCGCCACCACCGTCTACAGCCTGGTCAGCGCAATCGGCTACGTCTTCCCGCTGGTCGTCGGCAGCCTCGCCGTGACCACCGAGTTCCGCCACCACACGATCACCCAGACCCTGCTGGCCGAGCCGCGGCGCGGCGTCCTGCTGGCGGCCAAGCTGCTGGCGACCGTGCCGGTCGGCTTCCTGTACGGCGTCGTCGGGGCCCTCGCGATCGTGCTCGGCGGCGCCCCGGCGCTCGCGGTCGCGGGCGACGGGGCGTTCCTGACCGACGGCGACGTCGTGCAGGTCCTGCTCCTCGACGTCCTGGTCACCGTGCTGTGGGCCCTGCTCGGCGCGGCGTTCGGCCTGCTCGTCACCCAGCAGGTGGCCGCGATCGTGGTGATCCTGGCCTTCACCCAGTTCGTCGAGCCCGTCGTGCGGCTCGCGCTCGGTGCGGTCGACGCGCTCGCCGGCGTCGCGGCGTTCCTGCCCGGCGCCGCCGCGGACGCCCTGATCGGGGCCAGCTTCTTCGGCGAGCTGGGGTCGGGCGACCTGCTCCCGCGGTGGGCCGGGGCGCTGGTGCTGCTGGCCTACATCGCCGGGTTCGCGACGATCGGCCGGCTCACGACGCTGCGCCGCGACGTCGCCTGA
- the coaA gene encoding type I pantothenate kinase: MSHAGAGRRHDTDPLGREAARESSPYIELDRSAWAALAHETESPLSADEVRTLRGLGDSLDLREVEEVYLPLSRLLSLYVGSAGQLHRDQERFLHQTTPPRTPFVIGLAGSVAVGKSTTARVLQQMLAHWPEHPNVALVTTDGFLYPNAELERRGLLQRKGFPESYDRRALLRFVVDIKSGRDEVEAPTYSHLVYDVVPDERITIKRPDIVIIEGLNVLQPARVRDDGSAGLTLSDFFDFSIYVDAGRDKIRDWYVSRFLRLRETAFRDPDSYFSKYAELTHDEAVAEAERIWATINGPNLVQNILPTRSRATLVMRKDRDHSVRYVRLRKL, translated from the coding sequence ATGTCCCACGCGGGTGCCGGTCGGCGCCATGACACCGACCCGCTGGGGCGGGAGGCGGCGCGGGAGTCCTCGCCCTACATCGAGCTCGACCGCAGCGCCTGGGCCGCCCTCGCGCACGAGACCGAGAGCCCCCTGAGCGCCGACGAGGTCCGCACGCTGCGCGGGCTGGGCGACTCCCTCGACCTGCGCGAGGTCGAGGAGGTCTACCTCCCGCTGTCGCGGCTGCTCAGCCTGTACGTCGGCTCGGCCGGTCAGCTGCACCGCGACCAGGAGCGGTTCCTCCACCAGACGACGCCGCCCCGCACGCCGTTCGTGATCGGGCTCGCGGGCTCGGTGGCCGTGGGCAAGTCGACCACCGCGCGGGTGCTGCAGCAGATGCTGGCCCACTGGCCCGAGCACCCCAACGTCGCCCTCGTCACCACCGACGGCTTCCTCTACCCGAACGCCGAGCTCGAGCGGCGCGGGCTCCTGCAGCGCAAGGGGTTCCCGGAGTCCTACGACCGGCGCGCGCTGCTGCGGTTCGTCGTCGACATCAAGTCCGGCCGCGACGAGGTCGAGGCCCCGACCTACTCCCACCTGGTCTACGACGTCGTGCCCGACGAGCGGATCACCATCAAGCGGCCCGACATCGTCATCATCGAGGGCCTCAACGTCCTCCAGCCGGCCCGGGTCCGCGACGACGGCAGCGCCGGGCTGACGCTGAGCGACTTCTTCGACTTCTCCATCTACGTCGACGCCGGCCGCGACAAGATCCGCGACTGGTACGTCTCACGGTTCCTGCGGCTGCGCGAGACGGCGTTCCGCGACCCCGACTCCTACTTCTCGAAGTACGCCGAGCTCACCCACGACGAGGCCGTCGCCGAGGCCGAGCGCATCTGGGCGACCATCAACGGCCCCAACCTGGTGCAGAACATCCTGCCGACCCGGTCGCGCGCGACGCTCGTGATGCGCAAGGACCGCGACCACTCGGTGCGCTACGTCCGGCTCCGCAAGCTCTGA